One window of Bacillus alkalicellulosilyticus genomic DNA carries:
- a CDS encoding DUF421 domain-containing protein encodes MDLHFIWKAVLIVFVGIVILRIGGRKSISQLTVSQTVIMISIGTIMIQPVSNRNIWITFVIALLLVLTLVFVELLQLKYDKVETFFSGKSVLIIENGIAQHHNLKKIRLSYDQLEIRLRQANIQQIADVKWATI; translated from the coding sequence ATGGATTTACATTTTATATGGAAAGCTGTTTTAATTGTGTTTGTTGGAATTGTGATTCTCCGTATTGGTGGAAGAAAATCAATATCTCAATTAACCGTTTCACAAACCGTCATCATGATTTCAATTGGTACGATTATGATTCAGCCTGTCAGTAATCGTAATATTTGGATTACATTCGTTATTGCTCTACTTTTAGTACTCACACTAGTATTTGTTGAACTTCTTCAACTAAAATATGATAAGGTGGAAACCTTTTTTTCTGGAAAGTCCGTTCTTATCATTGAAAATGGGATAGCCCAACACCATAACTTAAAAAAGATAAGACTATCTTATGACCAGCTTGAAATTCGACTTCGCCAAGCCAATATTCAACAGATTGCTGATGTAAAATGGGCTACCATCTAA
- a CDS encoding YfkD famly protein, with protein MKKVSISFFIFLLFFLPLQGFAEEDIKKEKKNEIPDFVLSISKENTYPNPTQDLPYLQPSELTQGLLDSANEKIENPELIRILNESTISLAKTAPLFRANIYLGEWPLSYKSNETNVNWEYKQINTNFLDNRGGKAPKQLSFNQEQQKKVTGGLTAELPHSDEVKKMMMIKAAENTGLPLAFETNIGYGTKKDRVYNVQPKNVGYLYAYVPAANEKGQVTYGEVYLTVKFGKIKLEVKNVTQQGIGAWVPVQDYLAFKFNSANHPR; from the coding sequence ATGAAAAAGGTATCCATTAGCTTTTTTATCTTTTTATTGTTTTTCCTGCCACTCCAAGGCTTTGCTGAGGAGGATATAAAGAAAGAAAAGAAAAACGAGATTCCGGATTTTGTCCTAAGTATTTCAAAAGAAAATACGTATCCTAACCCAACACAGGACTTACCTTACTTACAACCTAGTGAGTTGACACAAGGATTGTTGGATTCAGCTAATGAAAAAATTGAAAACCCAGAGCTTATACGAATATTGAATGAATCGACAATAAGCTTAGCAAAGACAGCGCCACTGTTTAGAGCAAACATCTATTTAGGGGAGTGGCCGCTTTCTTACAAATCGAACGAAACTAATGTAAACTGGGAATATAAGCAAATCAATACGAACTTTTTAGATAACAGAGGTGGCAAAGCACCAAAGCAGTTATCCTTTAATCAAGAGCAACAAAAGAAAGTAACAGGTGGCTTAACCGCTGAGCTACCACATAGCGATGAAGTCAAAAAAATGATGATGATTAAAGCAGCTGAGAACACAGGATTACCACTTGCCTTTGAAACGAACATTGGCTATGGGACAAAAAAGGACAGAGTCTATAATGTACAACCTAAGAACGTAGGTTACTTATATGCCTATGTCCCAGCGGCCAATGAAAAAGGACAAGTGACTTACGGTGAAGTATATTTAACCGTTAAGTTCGGTAAGATTAAGCTAGAAGTTAAAAACGTAACGCAACAAGGAATAGGAGCATGGGTACCTGTTCAAGATTACCTTGCTTTTAAATTCAATTCAGCAAATCATCCTAGATAA
- a CDS encoding YczE/YyaS/YitT family protein: MNTNVRRGISFVLGLFIIASGVSLTIKANIGVGGWDAFNVGLANKFGLTVGTWVIIVSISLIIINALLLRKRPEFESLVTSFLIGYFIDFWLLLVLRHLEIGYLPMQIVAFLIGLVLISIGAASYLQARFAPIPVDGLMLAFRSLFGLSIMMAKMVTEIIAVILALIVAGPIGLGTILVAFLIGPLIQFWYTKIEKIVYHQVENNPA; encoded by the coding sequence TTGAATACAAATGTCCGAAGAGGAATTAGTTTTGTGCTTGGCCTATTTATTATTGCATCTGGCGTCTCGTTAACGATAAAAGCTAATATAGGAGTAGGAGGCTGGGATGCGTTTAACGTAGGCTTAGCCAATAAGTTTGGATTAACGGTTGGTACATGGGTAATTATTGTAAGTATTTCATTAATCATCATTAATGCATTATTGCTACGGAAAAGACCAGAATTCGAGTCATTGGTCACTTCCTTTTTAATTGGTTACTTTATTGATTTTTGGTTGCTTCTTGTATTACGACATCTTGAAATTGGGTATTTACCTATGCAAATCGTTGCTTTCTTAATTGGATTAGTCCTTATTTCAATCGGTGCTGCCTCTTATTTACAAGCACGGTTTGCCCCGATTCCTGTAGATGGGTTGATGCTAGCGTTTCGTTCGTTGTTTGGCCTTAGTATAATGATGGCCAAAATGGTGACAGAAATCATCGCCGTCATTCTAGCACTTATCGTAGCAGGGCCAATTGGGTTAGGAACGATTTTAGTCGCGTTTCTAATCGGACCGCTCATTCAATTCTGGTATACCAAAATCGAAAAGATTGTCTATCACCAGGTCGAGAATAACCCAGCTTAA
- a CDS encoding cold-shock protein, which produces MEKGTVKWFNAEKGFGFIERENGDDVFVHFSAIQSEGFKSLDEGQPVTFDVEQGARGAQAANVQKAS; this is translated from the coding sequence ATGGAAAAAGGTACAGTAAAATGGTTTAATGCAGAAAAAGGTTTTGGCTTTATCGAACGTGAAAATGGAGACGATGTTTTCGTACATTTCTCTGCAATCCAAAGTGAAGGTTTCAAATCATTAGACGAAGGTCAACCTGTAACGTTTGACGTTGAGCAAGGTGCTCGTGGAGCTCAAGCTGCTAACGTTCAAAAAGCTTCTTAA